Proteins from a genomic interval of Trifolium pratense cultivar HEN17-A07 linkage group LG6, ARS_RC_1.1, whole genome shotgun sequence:
- the LOC123893002 gene encoding L-type lectin-domain containing receptor kinase IV.1-like produces MSSKLVAIIFMFVSLVASEDSNISFIYNGFKSSHEHDLYLDGVADLTSNGLLRLTNDTKQQKGHAYYQNPIVFNNGSSNGISSFSTTFVFAIRSEFPNLSGHGIVFVISPTKGLPNSLPSQYLGVFNESNVGNTENRVFGLELDTIMNTEFDDINDNHVGIDLNGLKSEKSASAGYYDIDHNEFKNLSLFTGLPMQVWLEYDSEKTKIDVTLAPINVVKPKQPLLSLNKDLSSILKNTMYVGFSSSTGSILTSHYVLGWSFKVNGQAQNLKISELPKLPTLGEKKDSKVILTIGLPLISLCLILMVAIGIFHFIKRKKKFSELHEDWEKDYGTQRFKYKDLYFATNGFKEKELLGTGGFGRVYKGVMPNSKLEVAVKRVSHESRQGMKEFVAEIVSIGRLRHRNLVPLLGYCRRKNELLLVYDYMANGSLDKYLHKHNKGQRLFTLNWSQRFRIIKGVASGLFYLHEEWEQVVVHRDIKASNVLLDSELNGRLGDFGLSRLYDHGTDPQTTHVVGTLGYLAPEHTRTGKATTSSDVYSFGAFLLEVVCGKRPIEQIRECESVILVDYVYDCWKRGDIVEAKDVNLGVDYIVEEVELVLKLGLLCSHCEALARPSMRQVLRYLERDLALPDLSFLSLSSMGLTSGQCENFQDFGMSYASSSMDRPFSHTSSIAESLLSGGR; encoded by the coding sequence ATGTCTTCAAAACTTGTAGCAATAATTTTCATGTTTGTGTCATTAGTAGCAAGTGAAGATAGCAATATTAGTTTCATCTATAATGGATTCAAATCATCACATGAACATGATTTGTATCTTGATGGTGTTGCTGATTTAACCTCAAATGGTTTACTTAGATTAACCAATGATACAAAACAACAAAAGGGTCATGCTTATTATCAAAATCCTATAGTTTTCAACAATGGAAGTAGTAATGgtatttcttctttttcaacTACTTTTGTTTTTGCTATAAGATCAGAGTTTCCTAATCTTAGTGGCCATGgaattgtttttgttatttctCCAACAAAAGGGTTACCAAATTCATTACCAAGTCAGTATCTTGGTGTATTCAATGAATCAAACGTTGGAAACACCGAAAACCGTGTTTTCGGGTTAGAACTTGATACAATTATGAATACAGAGTTTGATGATATCAATGATAACCATGTCGGAATTGATCTCAATGGATTGAAATCAGAAAAATCAGCTTCTGCAGGATATTATGACATTGATCATAATGAGTTCAAGAATTTAAGCCTTTTTACTGGCTTACCAATGCAAGTTTGGTTGGAATATGATAGTGAAAAGACAAAGATTGATGTTACTTTAGCTCCAATTAATGTTGTTAAACCAAAACAACCTTTGTTATCATTGAACAAAGATCTTTcatcaattttgaaaaatactaTGTATGTTGGATTCTCATCTTCAACAGGTTCAATTCTAACCTCTCATTATGTTCTTGGTTGGAGTTTTAAGGTTAATGGTCAAGCACAAAACCTTAAAATCTCAGAACTTCCAAAGCTACCAACTTTAGGTGAAAAAAAAGATTCTAAGGTAATTTTGACTATTGGGTTGCCTTTGATTTCACTATGTTTGATTCTAATGGTAGCTATAGGAATCTTTCATTTCATCAAAAGGAAGAAAAAGTTTTCTGAACTTCATGAAGATTGGGAAAAAGACTATGGAACACAAAGATTCAAGTACAAAGATTTATACTTTGCAacaaatggtttcaaagagaaGGAGCTATTAGGAACAGGTGGATTTGGTAGAGTCTACAAAGGTGTAATGCCAAATTCAAAACTTGAAGTAGCTGTTAAGAGAGTTTCACATGAATCAAGACAAGGAATGAAGGAATTCGTCGCGGAAATTGTTAGTATCGGTCGTCTTCGTCATAGAAACCTTGTTCCGCTTCTCGGCTATTGCAGGCGGAAAAACGAGTTACTTTTGGTTTATGATTATATGGCTAATGGAAGTTTAGACAAATATTTACACAAACACAACAAAGGACAAAGATTGTTTACCTTAAATTGGAGTCAAAGGTTTAGAATCATTAAAGGTGTTGCTTCTGGTTTGTTTTATTTACATGAAGAATGGGAACAAGTAGTAGTTCATAGAGATATTAAAGCTAGTAATGTTTTATTAGATTCTGAATTAAATGGTAGATTAGGTGATTTTGGTCTTTCAAGATTATATGATCATGGAACAGATCCTCAAACAACTCATGTTGTTGGAACACTTGGTTATTTAGCACCAGAACATACAAGAACAGGTAAAGCTACAACAAGTTCTGATGTTTATTCTTTTGGTGCTTTTTTACTTGAAGTTGTTTGTGGTAAAAGACCTATAGAACAAATAAGAGAATGTGAGAGTGTAATATTAGTTGACTATGTTTATGATTGTTGGAAAAGAGGTGACATTGTTGAGGCTAAAGATGTAAATTTAGGTGTGGATTATATTGTTGAAGAAGTTGAATTGGTTTTGAAACTTGGTTTGTTATGTTCACATTGTGAAGCTTTGGCTAGACCAAGTATGAGACAAGTTTTGAGGTATTTGGAAAGGGATTTGGCACTTCCTGATTTGAGTTTTCTTAGTTTAAGTTCAATGGGATTAACTTCTGGACAGTGTGAGAATTTTCAAGATTTTGGTATGTCTTATGCTTCTTCTTCTATGGATAGACCATTTTCACATACTTCTTCAATTGCTGAATCACTTCTTTCTGGTGGTAGATGA
- the LOC123890210 gene encoding L-type lectin-domain containing receptor kinase S.4-like — MQTHLQFLLPFFLFFFVPILSQVDQLLYPGFKNLSPKNLTLNGIAEIEKNGIIRLTNETSRLLGHAFYPLPFQLKNKTTGKVFSFSSSFALTVVPEYPKLGGHGMAFTLAPSKDLKALPSQYLGLLNSSDVGNFSNHLFAVEFDTVQDFEFGDINDNHVGININSMKSNASVTAGYYNDDLVVQNISIKSGKPILVWVDYDSSINLISVTLSPTSNKPKKPILNFSVDLSPILLDTMYVGFSASTGLLASSHYVLGWSFKINGPAPFLDLSKLPQLPQPKKKNTSLIIGVSVAASVIALCSVAFGFYLFRKIKNADVIEAWELEVGPHRYSYQELKKATKGFKEKQLLGQGGFGKVFKGMLPKSKIEVAVKRVSHESKQGLREFVSEIASIGRLRHRNLVMLLGWCRRRGDLLLVYDFMANGSLDKYLFEDTEFVLSWEQRFKIIKGVASGLLYLHEGYEQVVIHRDVKASNVLLDFELNGRLGDFGLARLYEHGANPGTTRVVGTLGYLAPELPRTGRATTSSDVFAFGALLLEVVCGRRPIEPKALQEELVLVDWVWERFKEGRTFEVVDPKLNGDFVESEVMAVVKLGLICSNDVPTIRPSMRQVVRILDGEVELPNELRKPGGIDSQEGFDEFLHSLASSSFDKMSSSSYIGNRDIDTSFITFGNSPQSILNARGETR, encoded by the coding sequence ATGCAAACCCATCTTCAATTTTTGTTaccattttttctcttcttttttgtaCCAATTTTATCTCAAGTTGACCAACTCTTATATCCAGGATTCAAGAACCTTAGTCCTAAAAATCTAACCTTGAATGGAATTGCTGAGATAGAGAAAAATGGTATAATAAGATTAACAAATGAAACAAGCAGATTATTGGGTCATGCTTTTTATCCTTTACCTTTTCAACTAAAGAACAAAACAACTGGTAaagttttctctttttcttcatcttttgcTCTTACTGTTGTTCCTGAATATCCTAAACTTGGTGGTCATGGCATGGCTTTTACATTAGCACCTTCTAAAGATCTTAAAGCTTTACCTAGTCAATATCTTGGTCTTCTTAATTCTAGTGATGTTGGTAATTTCTCTAACCATCTTTTTGCTGTTGAGTTTGATACTGTTCAAGATTTTGAGTTTGGTGATATTAATGATAATCATGTTGGTATAAACATCAATAGTATGAAGTCAAATGCTTCTGTTACTGCTGGTTATTATAATGATGATTTAGTAGTACAAAATATTAGTATTAAAAGTGGTAAACCAATTTTAGTTTGGGTTGATTATGATTCTTCAATTAATCTTATTAGTGTTACACTTTCACCAACTTCAAATAAACCTAAAAAACCAATCTTGAATTTTAGTGTGGATTTATCACCTATTCTTCTGGATACTATGTATGTTGGTTTTTCTGCTTCAACTGGTTTACTTGCTAGCTCTCATTATGTTTTGGGTTGGAGTTTCAAAATTAATGGGCCAGCACCATTTCTTGATTTGTCTAAACTTCCACAACTTCCACAACCTAAGAAGAAAAACACTTCTTTGATAATCGGTGTTTCGGTTGCGGCTTCGGTTATTGCATTGTGTTCTGTAGCATTTGGTTTTTACCTTTTTAGAAAGATTAAGAATGCTGATGTGATAGAGGCTTGGGAGCTTGAAGTTGGGCCTCATAGATACTCGTATCAAGAGCTCAAGAAAGCTACAAAAGGTTTCAAGGAGAAACAGTTACTTGGGCAGGGTGGTTTTGGCAAAGTTTTCAAAGGTATGTTGccgaaatcgaagattgaagtAGCTGTTAAGAGAGTTTCACATGAATCAAAACAAGGGCTGAGGGAATTCGTGTCTGAAATCGCTAGCATAGGTCGGCTTCGCCATCGGAATTTGGTTATGTTACTCGGGTGGTGTCGCCGCAGAGGCGACCTTTTACTTGTGTATGATTTCATGGCGAATGGAAGCTTAGACAAGTACTTGTTTGAAGATACAGAATTTGTGCTAAGTTGGGAACAAAGGTTTAAGATAATAAAGGGTGTTGCTTCGGGTCTTTTGTATCTACATGAAGGGTATGAACAAGTGGTAATACATAGAGATGTTAAAGCTAGCAATGTGCTTTTAGATTTTGAACTCAACGGAAGATTAGGCGATTTTGGTTTGGCAAGGTTATATGAGCATGGTGCAAATCCCGGCACCACAAGAGTGGTGGGAACCTTAGGATATTTGGCACCGGAGTTACCTAGAACCGGAAGAGCAACAACAAGCTCCGACGTATTTGCATTCGGCGCGCTTCTTCTCGAGGTTGTTTGCGGAAGAAGGCCTATTGAACCTAAGGCGTTACAAGAAGAGTTGGTGTTAGTAGATTGGGTTTGGGAAAGGTTCAAGGAAGGAAGAACGTTTGAAGTAGTAGATCCTAAATTGAATGGTGATTTTGTCGAAAGTGAGGTAATGGCGGTGGTGAAATTAGGGTTGATATGTTCAAATGATGTTCCTACTATAAGGCCTAGCATGAGACAAGTAGTAAGGATTTTGGATGGAGAAGTAGAGTTGCCAAATGAATTGAGAAAACCAGGAGGTATTGATTCACAAGAAGGGTTTGATGAATTCTTGCATTCTCTTGCATCTTCTTCATTTGATAAGATGAGTTCAAGTTCATATATTGGAAATAGAGATATTGATACTAGTTTTATCACTTTTGGTAATTCACCTCAATCAATTCTCAATGCTAGAGGAGAAACAAGGtga
- the LOC123889154 gene encoding light-harvesting complex-like protein OHP1, chloroplastic: protein MATSLTTLQSSFILGRTPSLQSTNHQVFLFQNHNFNQSAPHKKRISFTVQAVVKPPSGVEFPKVQPQFKPPFLGFTKTAEVWNSRACMMGLIGTFIVELIINKGILEVIGVEIGKGLNLPL from the exons ATGGCTACCTCATTAACAACATTGCAATCATCATTCATCTTAGGAAGAACCCCATCACTTCAATCTACAAACCACCAAGTTTTCTTGTTTCAAAATCATAACTTCAATCAATCAGCACCTCACAAGAAGAGAATTTCCTTCACTGTCCAAGCAGTAGTCAAACCCCCTTCTGGT GTTGAATTTCCAAAAGTACAGCCTCAATTTAAACCACCATTTCTTGGGTTTACAAAGACAGCAGAAGTATGGAACTCTAGAGCATGCATGATGGGACTCATTGGAACTTTCATTGTAGAGCTT ATAATCAACAAGGGAATACTTGAGGTGATTGGAGTTGAGATTGGAAAAGGCCTTAATCTTCCTCTATAa